In Desulfuromonas acetexigens, the following proteins share a genomic window:
- the modA gene encoding molybdate ABC transporter substrate-binding protein, whose product MKAIIPVGLLGLLLFVSPAMADEVRLSVATSLREVMGALTEEYAAETDRVRFSSNFGASGTLARQIEQGAPVDLFVSANGKWLDYLARKGLLNDTPAVLAGNQLVVIGRAPATLTGLDDLLKLERITLVNPKSGPAGEYAEQALTAAELHEPLRKRLVPVQDVGQAVVLAERGEVDAALVYRTDARLARQARILYEIPGDLHDPVSYPMALTLSGQENPAAVSFFAFLQSDAARRILARHGFLTSSTGP is encoded by the coding sequence ATGAAAGCGATCATCCCGGTCGGGTTGTTGGGACTGCTCCTGTTTGTCTCGCCGGCCATGGCCGACGAGGTGCGGCTGTCGGTGGCGACGAGCCTGCGCGAAGTCATGGGGGCATTGACCGAAGAGTACGCCGCCGAAACCGACAGAGTTCGCTTTTCGAGCAATTTCGGCGCTTCCGGCACCCTGGCCAGGCAGATCGAGCAGGGCGCCCCGGTCGATCTCTTCGTTTCGGCCAACGGCAAATGGCTCGATTATCTGGCGAGGAAGGGGCTGCTCAATGATACGCCCGCCGTCCTCGCCGGCAATCAGCTGGTAGTCATCGGCCGCGCTCCGGCCACCTTGACCGGACTGGACGATCTGCTGAAGTTGGAGCGCATCACCCTGGTCAATCCGAAAAGCGGGCCGGCCGGCGAGTACGCCGAGCAGGCGCTCACGGCCGCCGAACTCCATGAGCCCCTGCGCAAGCGCCTGGTGCCGGTTCAGGATGTCGGTCAGGCGGTGGTCCTCGCCGAGCGCGGCGAGGTGGACGCGGCCCTGGTCTATCGCACCGACGCCCGCCTCGCCCGGCAGGCACGAATACTCTACGAAATCCCCGGGGATTTGCATGATCCGGTGAGCTACCCCATGGCGCTGACCCTGTCCGGGCAGGAGAATCCGGCCGCAGTGTCATTCTTCGCGTTCCTCCAGAGTGACGCGGCACGGCGAATTCTGGCGCGGCACGGTTTCCTGACGAGTTCGACAGGCCCCTGA
- the modC gene encoding molybdenum ABC transporter ATP-binding protein → MKLEVALEKRLGDFRFSAVFAVAGRRIGVYGKSGSGKSTLMGMLAGLVRPDSGLIRLDGETLYDGGRNVLIPPERRRIAVVFQHAHLFPHLNVRCNLLYGYKRLPRRDRRIAPEALGEVLGLGPLLERDVATLSGGERRRVALGRAVLACPRLILMDEPLTGLDDGSKYRIIPDLKAVFAEFGIPLIFISHSLNEMRLMTDDVLLFDEGRLISQSPAEELARSLMGSRQAGYINLLSLERPRPADDLWAYDWGGQQLILTERAARKSALFQLSSKDVTLFKGRPQASSARNLLSCRVAQIFESGNRIGIELDCGGQPLVSQLVREAARELDIREGAEIYAIIKASAFRPL, encoded by the coding sequence ATGAAACTGGAAGTCGCGCTGGAAAAACGTCTGGGGGATTTCCGCTTTTCCGCCGTTTTCGCCGTGGCAGGCCGACGCATCGGGGTTTACGGCAAGTCGGGGAGCGGTAAATCGACCCTGATGGGGATGCTGGCGGGACTGGTCCGCCCCGATTCCGGTCTCATCCGCCTCGACGGGGAAACCCTCTACGACGGGGGGCGCAACGTCTTGATCCCGCCAGAGCGGCGGCGCATCGCCGTGGTTTTCCAGCACGCCCATCTCTTCCCCCATTTGAACGTGCGCTGCAATCTGCTCTACGGCTACAAGCGCCTTCCTCGCCGCGACCGCCGCATCGCCCCCGAAGCCCTCGGCGAGGTGCTGGGCCTCGGCCCCCTGCTGGAGCGTGATGTCGCCACCCTTTCCGGCGGGGAACGGCGGCGGGTTGCCCTGGGCCGCGCGGTGCTGGCCTGTCCGCGCCTGATCCTCATGGACGAACCCCTCACCGGGCTCGACGACGGGAGCAAGTACCGAATCATCCCCGATCTCAAGGCGGTCTTCGCCGAGTTCGGCATCCCCCTGATCTTCATCAGCCATTCCCTCAACGAAATGCGCCTGATGACCGATGACGTTCTGCTCTTCGACGAAGGTCGGCTGATCTCCCAGTCCCCGGCGGAAGAACTAGCGCGAAGCCTGATGGGGAGTCGGCAGGCGGGCTACATCAACCTGCTGAGCCTGGAACGTCCCCGTCCGGCGGATGATCTTTGGGCTTACGACTGGGGTGGGCAACAGCTGATTCTTACCGAACGTGCCGCTCGGAAATCGGCCCTTTTCCAGCTTTCCTCCAAGGATGTCACCCTCTTCAAAGGCCGTCCCCAGGCGAGCAGTGCCCGCAATCTTCTGTCATGCCGAGTCGCGCAGATCTTCGAGAGCGGCAACCGCATCGGCATTGAACTGGATTGCGGCGGTCAGCCCCTCGTTTCGCAACTGGTGCGCGAGGCGGCCAGGGAGTTGGACATTCGGGAGGGAGCGGAGATTTACGCGATTATAAAGGCGTCGGCCTTTCGGCCCTTGTAG
- the nifD gene encoding nitrogenase molybdenum-iron protein alpha chain has translation MYQGDDKHERKPVPGVTTERTEKLIAETLAEMPEKAQKKRAPHLGANDPTASCCAVKSNRKVVPGVMSQRGCAYAGAKGVVWGPIRDMIHVSHGPIGCGVYSWGTRRNLMQGIPGVTSFPMDFTSDFQEKDIVYGGDKKLEVLLREADELFPLNKGLSILSECPVGLIGDDINAVAKKMEAELGKLVVPCNCEGFRGVSQSLGHHISNDSIRDHIIGKFEFKEPVGPYDVALIGDYNIGGDVWAAKPILEEIGLNVKSVWTGDGEVEKIGATHQVKLNLIHCYRSMNYMCKVMEEKWGIPWLEYNFFGPTKIAESLRAIAARFDETIQEKAEAVIAKYQPAMQAVLDEYRPRLEGKTAMLFVGGLRPRHTIGAYEDLGIQITGAGYEFAHQDDYDRTSPEMAKGTLIYDDVSEFELEKFVEELKPDLVGSGIKEKYVFQKAGIPFRQMHSWDYSGPYHGYEGFKIFARDIDMAINSPTWKLVKSPF, from the coding sequence ATGTACCAAGGTGACGATAAGCACGAAAGAAAGCCCGTCCCGGGCGTGACCACGGAAAGAACCGAGAAGCTCATCGCGGAAACCCTCGCCGAGATGCCGGAGAAGGCCCAGAAAAAACGGGCACCCCACCTTGGTGCCAACGACCCGACGGCGAGTTGCTGCGCGGTCAAGTCGAACCGCAAGGTCGTACCCGGCGTCATGAGCCAGCGCGGCTGCGCCTACGCCGGCGCCAAGGGGGTGGTCTGGGGGCCGATCCGCGACATGATTCATGTTTCTCACGGTCCTATCGGCTGCGGCGTCTACAGCTGGGGGACGCGGCGCAACCTGATGCAAGGGATTCCCGGCGTAACTTCTTTTCCCATGGACTTTACCTCCGACTTCCAGGAGAAGGACATTGTCTACGGTGGCGACAAGAAACTGGAAGTGCTCCTGCGCGAGGCCGACGAACTCTTTCCCCTCAACAAAGGGCTGTCGATCCTCTCCGAGTGTCCCGTCGGACTGATCGGCGACGATATCAACGCCGTCGCCAAGAAGATGGAGGCCGAACTCGGCAAGTTGGTCGTTCCCTGTAACTGCGAGGGTTTCCGGGGCGTCAGTCAGTCTCTGGGACATCACATCTCCAACGATTCGATCCGTGACCACATCATCGGCAAGTTCGAGTTCAAAGAGCCGGTCGGGCCTTATGACGTGGCGCTGATCGGCGACTACAACATCGGCGGCGACGTCTGGGCGGCCAAACCGATCCTCGAAGAGATCGGCCTCAACGTCAAGAGCGTCTGGACCGGCGACGGCGAGGTGGAGAAGATCGGTGCCACCCATCAGGTCAAGCTCAACCTGATCCACTGTTACCGCTCGATGAACTACATGTGCAAAGTGATGGAAGAAAAGTGGGGAATCCCCTGGCTGGAGTACAACTTCTTCGGCCCGACCAAGATCGCCGAAAGCCTGCGCGCCATCGCCGCCCGCTTCGACGAAACCATCCAGGAGAAGGCGGAAGCGGTCATCGCCAAATACCAGCCGGCCATGCAGGCAGTGCTCGATGAATACCGGCCACGCCTGGAAGGCAAAACCGCCATGCTTTTCGTCGGCGGCCTGCGCCCCCGGCACACCATCGGCGCTTACGAGGACCTCGGCATCCAGATCACCGGCGCCGGCTACGAGTTCGCCCATCAGGACGACTACGATCGCACCTCGCCGGAGATGGCAAAGGGCACCTTGATTTACGACGACGTCTCCGAGTTCGAACTGGAAAAATTCGTCGAGGAACTCAAGCCCGACCTGGTCGGCAGCGGCATCAAGGAGAAGTACGTCTTCCAGAAGGCCGGCATCCCCTTCCGCCAGATGCACAGCTGGGACTATTCGGGGCCCTATCACGGCTACGAAGGCTTCAAGATCTTCGCCCGCGATATCGACATGGCGATCAACTCGCCGACCTGGAAGCTGGTGAAGAGTCCGTTTTAA
- the modB gene encoding molybdate ABC transporter permease subunit: protein MFELSANDYQAIWLSAQVATLATLLALPAGFAIAALLVFVRLPGKALLEGLVNLPLVLPPVVVGYLLLLLVGQDSWFGGLLNTLGIRVIFTWKAAVLAALVVGFPLLVRSLRIGMESIDKDLLAAARTLGAPWHDQLFTMILPLSWRSLLAGATLMFARGLGEFGATIMIAGNIAGSTRTIPLAIYDYAAVPGGDSQALTLCLVAIGLSLCVLLGSERLVGRRRAGTEKSS, encoded by the coding sequence ATGTTTGAACTATCCGCCAACGATTATCAGGCCATCTGGCTCTCGGCCCAGGTGGCGACCCTGGCGACCCTGCTCGCCCTGCCGGCGGGCTTCGCCATCGCCGCCCTGCTGGTCTTCGTCCGCCTGCCGGGCAAGGCGCTGCTGGAAGGACTGGTCAATCTGCCGCTGGTGCTGCCGCCGGTAGTGGTCGGCTATCTGCTGCTGTTGCTGGTGGGACAAGACAGTTGGTTCGGCGGCCTGCTCAATACCCTCGGCATTCGCGTCATTTTCACCTGGAAAGCGGCGGTGCTGGCAGCCCTGGTCGTCGGGTTTCCTCTGCTGGTACGGTCGCTGCGCATCGGCATGGAGAGCATCGACAAAGACCTGCTCGCGGCGGCGCGGACCCTGGGCGCCCCCTGGCACGACCAGCTTTTCACCATGATCCTCCCCCTCTCCTGGCGGTCGCTGCTGGCCGGCGCGACGCTGATGTTCGCCCGCGGGCTCGGCGAGTTCGGCGCCACCATCATGATTGCCGGCAACATCGCCGGCTCGACCCGCACCATCCCGCTGGCGATCTACGACTATGCCGCCGTGCCTGGGGGAGACAGTCAGGCCCTGACCCTCTGCCTGGTCGCCATCGGCCTCTCCCTGTGCGTTCTGCTGGGGAGCGAACGCTTAGTCGGCCGTCGGCGCGCCGGGACGGAGAAGTCCTCATGA
- the nifK gene encoding nitrogenase molybdenum-iron protein subunit beta, whose protein sequence is MSAEAAVKLVTETPPEEIARVEKWIDTEEYKEKNFAREALVVNPAHACQPLGAQMVATAFEGTLPFVHGSQGCASYFRSTFSRHFREPAAATCDAMTEDGAVFGGQNNLFEGLENAYALYKPKMLAVYTTCMPEVIGDDLTAFIKNARLQGHVPEDLPIPYANTPSFNGTHIHGYDSMLKSILETLTAGQKIEGKCTGKLNLIPGFDGNTANIREYKRILELFGIPYTVLADISEVFDSPCDGHYRLYPGGTKLEDAAESINGKVTLALQKYSTTNTMKWIEEEYSGEKVAMPMPFGIKKTDEFLMKLAELFGKPVPEELKAERGRAVDAMTDAHQYLHGKKFAVAGDPDYLLGIVSFLLEMGAIPYHVLCSRTTKKFEKEMKALLATSPFGATGKVYINKDLWHLRSLLMTDPVDGIIGDTHAKWAARDAKIPLFRIGFPIIDRVNLHRSPVIGYQGAVNMLTMIANKFLDMKDETCENQWFEMMR, encoded by the coding sequence ATGAGCGCTGAAGCCGCCGTGAAATTAGTGACCGAAACTCCACCCGAAGAGATCGCGCGGGTCGAGAAATGGATCGACACCGAGGAGTACAAAGAAAAGAACTTTGCCCGCGAGGCCCTGGTGGTCAATCCGGCCCACGCCTGCCAGCCGCTGGGAGCACAGATGGTCGCCACCGCTTTCGAAGGGACACTCCCTTTCGTGCATGGCTCCCAGGGCTGTGCCTCTTACTTCCGCAGCACCTTCAGCCGCCACTTCCGCGAGCCGGCCGCCGCGACCTGCGACGCCATGACCGAGGACGGCGCCGTCTTCGGCGGCCAGAACAACCTCTTCGAGGGGTTGGAGAACGCCTACGCCCTGTACAAGCCGAAGATGCTGGCGGTCTACACCACCTGCATGCCCGAGGTCATCGGCGACGACCTTACCGCATTCATCAAAAATGCCCGGCTGCAAGGGCATGTGCCCGAGGATCTGCCGATCCCTTACGCCAACACCCCGAGCTTCAACGGCACCCACATCCACGGCTACGACTCCATGCTCAAGAGCATCCTCGAAACCCTGACTGCGGGACAAAAGATCGAAGGCAAGTGTACCGGCAAGCTCAACCTGATCCCCGGCTTTGACGGAAATACCGCCAACATCCGCGAGTACAAGCGCATCCTCGAACTTTTCGGTATCCCCTACACGGTGCTGGCCGACATCTCCGAGGTCTTCGATTCCCCCTGCGACGGCCACTACCGCCTCTATCCCGGGGGAACCAAACTCGAAGATGCGGCCGAGTCGATCAACGGCAAGGTGACGCTGGCCCTGCAGAAATATTCCACGACCAACACCATGAAGTGGATCGAGGAAGAGTACAGCGGCGAAAAGGTGGCCATGCCCATGCCTTTCGGCATCAAGAAGACCGACGAATTCCTGATGAAGCTCGCCGAACTCTTCGGCAAGCCGGTTCCGGAAGAACTTAAAGCCGAACGCGGCCGCGCCGTCGACGCCATGACCGACGCCCACCAGTACCTGCACGGCAAAAAGTTCGCCGTCGCCGGGGACCCCGACTACCTGCTCGGCATCGTCAGTTTCCTGCTGGAAATGGGCGCGATCCCCTACCACGTGCTCTGCTCGCGCACCACCAAGAAGTTCGAAAAGGAGATGAAGGCGCTCTTGGCGACCTCCCCCTTCGGCGCGACGGGCAAGGTTTACATCAACAAGGATCTCTGGCACCTGCGCTCCCTGCTGATGACCGACCCCGTCGACGGCATTATCGGCGACACCCATGCCAAATGGGCGGCCCGCGATGCGAAGATCCCCCTCTTCCGCATCGGTTTCCCGATCATCGACCGGGTCAACCTGCATCGCAGCCCGGTGATCGGCTATCAGGGAGCGGTGAACATGCTGACCATGATCGCCAACAAGTTCCTCGATATGAAGGATGAAACCTGTGAAAACCAGTGGTTCGAGATGATGAGGTAA
- a CDS encoding radical SAM protein yields MANGCPMMRMKAQTDHPCFGGDHHKAGRLHLPVAPGCNIKCGFCERKFDCANESRPGVTSRVLLPDEALERVRLVRRHMEKQGEARLKVVGIAGPGDPLANEKTFATFQLVKQAFPELMLCLSTNGLLLEERLDEIVDLGVHSLTVTINALTAETGGKVYEWIRLDGRRLSGAEGAAVLLERQLAGVAAAAQAGLMVKINHVYIPGVNDHETLDLAVRVRELGATMMNIIPVIPLGLFKEIEPPSEAVMEMVRNQAELILSQARHCKQCRADAAGVVGRDIDLEALHAQAI; encoded by the coding sequence ATGGCCAACGGCTGCCCGATGATGCGAATGAAAGCCCAGACCGACCACCCCTGCTTCGGCGGCGACCATCATAAAGCCGGTCGTCTGCATCTCCCCGTCGCGCCGGGATGCAACATCAAGTGCGGCTTCTGTGAGCGCAAGTTCGACTGCGCCAACGAAAGCCGCCCCGGCGTCACCAGCCGGGTGCTGTTGCCGGACGAGGCCCTGGAACGGGTACGCCTGGTGCGGCGACACATGGAAAAACAAGGGGAAGCGCGCCTGAAGGTGGTCGGCATTGCCGGCCCCGGCGATCCTCTGGCCAACGAAAAGACCTTCGCCACCTTCCAACTGGTGAAACAGGCCTTTCCCGAGCTGATGCTGTGTCTTTCCACCAACGGCCTGCTGCTGGAGGAACGGCTCGATGAAATCGTCGACCTTGGCGTCCATAGCCTGACCGTCACCATCAACGCCCTGACGGCGGAGACGGGGGGCAAGGTTTACGAATGGATCCGTCTCGACGGCCGCCGTTTGAGTGGGGCGGAAGGCGCGGCGGTGCTGCTCGAACGGCAACTGGCCGGGGTCGCGGCGGCCGCCCAAGCCGGGCTGATGGTCAAGATCAACCACGTCTACATCCCCGGCGTCAACGACCACGAAACCCTCGATCTGGCGGTCAGGGTCCGCGAACTCGGCGCGACGATGATGAACATCATCCCGGTTATCCCCCTGGGCCTGTTCAAGGAGATCGAACCCCCGTCGGAGGCAGTGATGGAGATGGTGCGAAACCAGGCCGAACTGATTCTCTCCCAGGCCCGCCACTGCAAACAGTGCCGCGCCGACGCAGCCGGGGTGGTGGGACGGGACATCGATCTGGAAGCCTTGCACGCCCAAGCCATTTGA
- the nifX gene encoding nitrogen fixation protein NifX, which yields MIRTRRFDIIDSSRKRGLCMKVAFASNDKIHVNEHFGRAEQFMIWEVGPEEAGFTGVVQVKTEGDDEADRIESRCSGLADCALVYVAEIGGPAAARLVAKKIHPIKSKEREPITTVVAKLQEVLRDSPPPWLRKALLKGERPGLEA from the coding sequence ATGATCCGCACCCGACGTTTCGACATCATCGACAGCAGCAGAAAGCGAGGTCTGTGCATGAAAGTGGCATTCGCCAGCAACGACAAGATTCATGTGAATGAGCATTTCGGCCGTGCCGAGCAGTTCATGATCTGGGAAGTCGGTCCGGAAGAGGCCGGATTTACCGGCGTCGTGCAGGTCAAAACCGAGGGGGACGACGAAGCCGACCGCATCGAATCCCGCTGTTCCGGATTGGCCGACTGCGCCCTGGTCTATGTGGCGGAAATCGGCGGGCCGGCCGCCGCCCGCCTGGTGGCGAAAAAGATTCATCCGATCAAGAGCAAGGAGCGGGAGCCGATCACCACCGTCGTCGCGAAACTTCAGGAAGTGTTGCGCGACAGCCCGCCCCCCTGGCTGCGCAAGGCGCTGCTGAAAGGGGAACGGCCGGGATTGGAAGCGTAG
- the nifH gene encoding nitrogenase iron protein, whose product MAEKKLRQIAIYGKGGIGKSTTTQNTVAGLASLGKKVLIIGCDPKADSTRLILHAKAQATVMDKVRELGTVEDLELEDVMKRGYGDIMCVESGGPEPGVGCAGRGVITAINFLEEEGAYTPDLDYVFYDVLGDVVCGGFAMPIRENKAQEIYIVVSGEMMAMYAANNICKGIVKYAASGSVRLAGLICNSRNTDREADLIEALARKLGTQMIHFVPRDNQVQRAELRRMTVIEYSPEHKQAEEYRQLAQKIADNKMFVVPTPLEMEELEELLMEFGIMEAEDETVVGLAENA is encoded by the coding sequence ATGGCAGAGAAAAAACTTCGGCAGATCGCGATTTACGGCAAAGGCGGCATCGGCAAATCGACCACCACCCAGAACACCGTGGCCGGTCTCGCCTCCCTCGGCAAGAAAGTGCTGATCATCGGCTGCGACCCCAAGGCCGACTCGACTCGCCTGATCCTCCATGCCAAGGCCCAGGCCACGGTCATGGACAAGGTTCGCGAGCTCGGCACCGTTGAAGACCTGGAATTGGAAGATGTCATGAAGCGTGGTTACGGCGACATCATGTGCGTCGAGTCGGGCGGCCCCGAGCCAGGAGTCGGCTGCGCCGGGCGTGGGGTCATCACCGCCATCAACTTTCTCGAAGAAGAAGGCGCCTACACCCCCGACCTCGATTACGTCTTCTACGACGTCCTCGGCGACGTCGTGTGCGGCGGCTTCGCCATGCCGATCCGCGAAAACAAAGCCCAGGAAATCTACATCGTCGTCTCCGGCGAAATGATGGCCATGTACGCCGCCAACAACATCTGCAAAGGGATCGTCAAGTACGCCGCCTCCGGCAGCGTCCGCCTGGCCGGGTTAATCTGCAACAGCCGCAACACCGACCGCGAGGCCGATCTCATCGAAGCCCTGGCCCGAAAACTCGGCACCCAGATGATCCACTTCGTCCCTCGCGACAATCAGGTGCAGCGCGCCGAGCTACGGCGCATGACGGTCATCGAGTACTCCCCGGAACACAAACAGGCCGAGGAATACCGGCAACTGGCCCAGAAAATCGCCGATAACAAGATGTTCGTCGTCCCCACGCCGCTGGAGATGGAGGAACTCGAAGAGCTACTCATGGAGTTCGGCATCATGGAAGCCGAGGACGAAACCGTCGTCGGCCTGGCGGAAAATGCGTAG
- the fdxB gene encoding ferredoxin III, nif-specific produces MPLLTGLTRGGKSWTPTFADAIDPEKCIGCGRCFKACSRKVLGPGDIYDEETDTERMVMTIVNSDNCIGCAGCGVTCPKKCFTFTTLEM; encoded by the coding sequence ATGCCCCTTTTAACCGGACTCACCCGCGGCGGCAAGAGCTGGACCCCGACCTTCGCCGACGCCATCGACCCCGAAAAATGCATCGGTTGCGGCCGCTGTTTCAAAGCCTGCTCCCGTAAGGTTCTCGGCCCCGGCGATATCTACGATGAAGAAACGGATACCGAACGCATGGTCATGACCATCGTCAACTCCGACAACTGCATCGGCTGCGCCGGCTGCGGCGTGACCTGCCCAAAGAAGTGTTTCACTTTCACGACCCTTGAAATGTAG